A genome region from Apus apus isolate bApuApu2 chromosome 2, bApuApu2.pri.cur, whole genome shotgun sequence includes the following:
- the LOC127381153 gene encoding E3 ubiquitin-protein ligase TRIM7-like — protein MARAVLALGDSLQAETTCPVCLELFSEPLLTECGHNFCRSCLRALLGAPPRPAACPQCRARISPAALRPNRSLGAVAGLAGALEEETRRCRCPLHGEVLGLFCESCRLLLCPLCRELPPHRQHRARPAEEAARELRETLQSNLAFLQKEKEDLKPRGEEESRALLEQVDSERQGLLETFQQLQEFLQEQKVVLLAQLDRAHQDLLTEHQEHATRVAEKQSLLDTLVVEIEKKREQPVVEFLKDIGKTLSSCEAAKAPIPEPVSPELRRTLRNLLETSQLVVAAVAKFKVNLLSEIDRERVKVRLDPETASPDLILSKDHRTLRLGDGQENLPDTPKRFTGSPSVLGSQGFQAGRHYWELEVGDGNSWAVGVAVESVQRKDSLAMALGRVWALRLDWDGQYTALHMPPAPLALKEKPRKIRVHLDYEAGQVTFYNVENMAQILQFQASFSEKVFPYFWLWSQDTYIQLCA, from the exons ATGGCGCGGGCCGTGCTGGCCCTGGGGGACAGTTTGCAGGCCGAGACCACCTGCCCGGTCTGCCTGGAGCTTTTCTCCGAGCCCCTCCTCACCGAGTGCGGCCACAATTTCTGCCGCTCCTGCCTGCGGGCGCTGCTGggggccccgccgcgccccgccgcctGCCCGCAGTGCCGCGCCCGCATCAGCCCCGCCGCGCTGCGGCCCAACCGCTCCCTGGGGGCCgtggcggggctggcgggggctCTGGAGGAGGAGACCCGGCGGTGCCGCTGCCCGCTGCACGGCGAGGTCCTGGGGCTCTTCTGCGAGAGCTGCCGCCTGCTCCTCTGCCCGCTGTGCCGGGAGCTGCCCCCGCACCGCCAGcaccgcgcccgccccgccgaggAGGCGGCCCGAGAGCTGCGG gagaCACTCCAGAGCAACCTGGCTTttctacagaaagagaaagaagacttgaagcccagaggagaagaggaaagcagagcctTGCTG GAGCAGGTGGACTCGGAGCGGCAGGGTCTGTTGGAaaccttccagcagctccaggagttcctgcaggagcagaaggtGGTTCTGCTGGCCCAGCTTGACCGAGCACACCAGGATCTCCTCACGGAGCACCAGGAACACGCCACCCGTGTTGCAGAGAAGCAGTCACTGCTGGACACGCTGGTTGTGGAGATAGAGAAGAAACGTGAGCAGCCGGTGGTGGAATTCCTCAAG gATATTGGCAAAACCCTGAGCAG CTGTGAGGCCGCCAAGGCCCCCATCCCGGAGCCGGTTTCCCCGGAGCTGCGGAGGACCTTGAGGAACCTCTTGGAGACCAGCCAGCTGGTCGTGGCTGCAGTGGCCAAATTCAAAG TGAACCTGCTGAGCGAGATCGACAGAGAGAGGG TGAAGGTGAGGCTGGACCCAGAGACAGCAAGTCCAGACCTGATCCTCTCCAAGGACCACAGAACCCTGCGGCTGGGGGAcgggcaggagaacctccccgACACCCCCAAGAGGTTCACGGGCAGCCCCAGTGTCCTGGGCTCCCAGGGGTTCCAGGCTGGGAGGCATTACTGGGAGCTTGAAGTAGGGGATGGGAACAGCTGGGCGGTGGGGGTGGCCGTGGAGTCCGTGCAGAGGAAGGACTCCCTGGCCATGGCCCTGGGGAGGGTCTGGGCCCTGCGGCTGGACTGGGACGGGCAGTACACGGCCCTCCACatgccccctgcccccctggcACTGAAGGAGAAGCCCCGGAAGATCAGGGTCCACCTGGACTACGAAGCAGGCCAGGTGACCTTCTACAATGTGGAGAACATGGCGCAGATCTTGCAGTTCCAGGCTTCCTTCTCCGAGAAGGTCTTCCCATACTTTTGGCTCTGGTCACAAGACACCTACATCCAGCTGTGTGCCTGA